A single Drosophila miranda strain MSH22 chromosome XR, D.miranda_PacBio2.1, whole genome shotgun sequence DNA region contains:
- the LOC108151438 gene encoding peptidyl-prolyl cis-trans isomerase D has protein sequence MDGRKLLQPVRATNPIVFMDIDIGLEDAGRMVIELRKDVVPKTAENFRALCTGECGIGQLGQPLHYKGNRFHRIKRVFAAQSGDVVKNDGTSGESIYGPVFEDENFQLTHNEEGVVSMANYGSPNTNNSQFFVTAVGCENLNGINVVVGRVLRGLGIVAEMELNCNNEGDPTTEIVIRNCGELDPGEAWGIECSDETPDKLPPYPMDWTGKLDKCTSDEAVDLLTGVRQSGNHFYKLGRYQEARAKYRKANRYYHYLSNQFGWQPLRNLKKTSSDDASMRKLEAFFTVNSINSAAVDLKLGNYTSAKYDCSEAIRLDPRCSKAFYRRGQAHRALRNYEEAINDLKSAHALLPENKQILNELNATKQLLAEYNRQQRKALKNLFA, from the exons ATGGATGGACGAAAATTGCTGCAACCTGTCAGGGCAACCAATCCTATTGTCTTCATGGACATTGACATTGGCCTGGAAGATG CGGGACGCATGGTAATTGAGCTGCGCAAGGATGTTGTGCCAAAGACAGCGGAAAATTTCCGCGCTCTGTGTACGGGCGAGTGCGGCATCGGGCAGCTGGGACAGCCTTTGCACTACAAGGGGAATCGCTTTCACAGAATTAAGCGGGTGTTCGCTGCGCAAAGCGGGGATGTGGTGAAGAACGATGGCACCAGCGGCGAGAGCATCTATGGGCCCGTATTCGAGGACGAAAACTTTCAGCTGACG CACAACGAGGAGGGGGTGGTGAGCATGGCCAACTACGGCTCCCCAAACACCAACAACTCGCAGTTCTTCGTGACGGCCGTGGGATGCGAGAATCTAAACGGTATCAATGTAGTTGTGGGTCGCGTTCTGCGAGGTCTGGGCATTGTAGCCGAAATGGAACTGAATTGCAACAATGAGGGAGACCCCACGACGGAGATTGTGATAAGGAACTGCGGTGAGCTGGATCCAGGAGAAGCCTGGGGCATCGAGTGCAGCGACGAGACCCCAGACAAGCTCCCGCCCTACCCAATGGACTGGACGGGCAAGCTTGATAAGTGCACA TCGGATGAAGCGGTGGATCTGCTCACGGGCGTTCGGCAATCGGGAAATCACTTCTATAAGCTGGGTCGTTACCAGGAAGCTCGTGCCAAATACCGCAAGGCAAATCGTTACTATCACTATCTGAGCAACCAGTTCGGCTGGCAGCCACTGAGAAACCTTAAAAAGACCTCCTCTGACGATGCGAGTATGAGGAAGCTTGAAGCGTTCTTCACTGTTAACAGCATAAACTCGGCCGCTGTCGATCTTAAGTTGGGAAACTATACGAGTGCCAAATACGATTGCTCCGAGGCCATTCGATTGGATCCCCGATGCAGCAAAGCCTTCTACAGGCGGGGGCAGGCACATCGCGCCTTGCGCAACTACGAGGAGGCCATCAACGATCTTAAGAGTGCCCACGCTCTCCTTCCGGAAAACAAGCAGATCCTAAATGAACTGAATGCCACCAAGCAGCTCCTGGCTGAGTACAACCGACAGCAGCGAAAAGCGCTAAAAAATCTCTTTGCATAG
- the LOC108153192 gene encoding CD82 antigen isoform X2 has product MPMVGATQSSKSLVLGTIIFGVGLWLAVDKHSLIALLKLVESERIEQFTQTQVIEQLAYVLIVIGAVMFFMSFLGYLGAMRESRCLLSTYATFLILLLVAGIVAGGLAAFYKEKVRAESKNFLQTTITSYSLGENVDASTLMWNQLMGNFGCCGITDYHDFDASPAWKENKGNRTIPEACCVLKDVAALVPRDEDCVTNPSDSNSFYKKGCYEVFTEWLIGQRELIIIVIGVGIVHLILIILAFSLCKAFAKYNDMRL; this is encoded by the exons ATGCCAATGGTTGGAGCAACTCAATCAAGCAAATCTCTG GTGCTAGGCACAATTATATTCGGAGTCGGACTATGGCTGGCCGTGGACAAGCACTCGCTGATTGCTCTCCTCAAGCTGGTCGAGAGCGAGCGCATCGAG CAATTTACACAGACGCAGGTCATAGAGCAGCTGGCCTACGTTCTGATCGTCATCGGAGCCGTCATGTTCTTCATGAGCTTCTTGGGCTATCTGGGGGCCATGCGCGAGTCCCGCTGTCTTCTGTCAACG TATGCAACCTTTTTGATTCTCCTGCTGGTGGCTGGAATCGTGGCCGGAGGTCTGGCCGCCTTCTACAAGGAAAAAGTGAGGGCCGAGAGCAAAAACTTCTTGCAGACGACCATCACCAGCTACTCGCTGGGCGAGAATGTGGACGCCAGTACTCTGATGTGGAACCAGCTGATGGGCAACTTTGGCTGCTGCGGCATCACCGACTACCACGACTTTGATGCCTCGCCGGCGTGGAAGGAAAACAAGGGCAATCGCACCATACCGGAGGCCTGCTGCGTCCTCAAGGATGTGGCCGCACTGGTGCCGCGCGACGAAGACTGTGTGACCAATCCCAGCGACAGCAACAGTTTCTACAAAAAG GGCTGCTATGAGGTGTTCACCGAGTGGTTGATTGGACAGCGCGAGCTGATCATCATCGTGATTGGTGTGGGCATTGTGCATCTGATCCTGATCATCCTGGCCTTCTCCCTCTGCAAGGCCTTCGCCAAGTACAACGACATGCGTCTGTAA
- the LOC108153192 gene encoding tetraspanin-9 isoform X1 encodes MVFDCVVWCAKYLLCIFNFIFFVLGTIIFGVGLWLAVDKHSLIALLKLVESERIEQFTQTQVIEQLAYVLIVIGAVMFFMSFLGYLGAMRESRCLLSTYATFLILLLVAGIVAGGLAAFYKEKVRAESKNFLQTTITSYSLGENVDASTLMWNQLMGNFGCCGITDYHDFDASPAWKENKGNRTIPEACCVLKDVAALVPRDEDCVTNPSDSNSFYKKGCYEVFTEWLIGQRELIIIVIGVGIVHLILIILAFSLCKAFAKYNDMRL; translated from the exons ATGGTCTTTGACTGCGTGGTCTGGTGTGCAAAGTATTTGCTTTGCATATTCAATTTCATATTTTTC GTGCTAGGCACAATTATATTCGGAGTCGGACTATGGCTGGCCGTGGACAAGCACTCGCTGATTGCTCTCCTCAAGCTGGTCGAGAGCGAGCGCATCGAG CAATTTACACAGACGCAGGTCATAGAGCAGCTGGCCTACGTTCTGATCGTCATCGGAGCCGTCATGTTCTTCATGAGCTTCTTGGGCTATCTGGGGGCCATGCGCGAGTCCCGCTGTCTTCTGTCAACG TATGCAACCTTTTTGATTCTCCTGCTGGTGGCTGGAATCGTGGCCGGAGGTCTGGCCGCCTTCTACAAGGAAAAAGTGAGGGCCGAGAGCAAAAACTTCTTGCAGACGACCATCACCAGCTACTCGCTGGGCGAGAATGTGGACGCCAGTACTCTGATGTGGAACCAGCTGATGGGCAACTTTGGCTGCTGCGGCATCACCGACTACCACGACTTTGATGCCTCGCCGGCGTGGAAGGAAAACAAGGGCAATCGCACCATACCGGAGGCCTGCTGCGTCCTCAAGGATGTGGCCGCACTGGTGCCGCGCGACGAAGACTGTGTGACCAATCCCAGCGACAGCAACAGTTTCTACAAAAAG GGCTGCTATGAGGTGTTCACCGAGTGGTTGATTGGACAGCGCGAGCTGATCATCATCGTGATTGGTGTGGGCATTGTGCATCTGATCCTGATCATCCTGGCCTTCTCCCTCTGCAAGGCCTTCGCCAAGTACAACGACATGCGTCTGTAA